A genomic stretch from Candidatus Bathyarchaeia archaeon includes:
- a CDS encoding aldolase/citrate lyase family protein — MRVNRLRELLRKGEPTLGTRIICPWPGLVEVIGYTGMYDYVEFLSEYGPYDLHDLDNLARAAELVGLSTMIKIDQQPRTYLAERALASGIQNILFADIRTIEDAEEAVRSVRMEPKGINGYRMDRRVGYVGVSASPADLVKICEDAVVALMIEKKSAVEKLEEILLVEGIDMVQFGPSDYSISIGLPGEINHPKVREAEEKTIKTALKMGIAPRAEISSPEEAKRYIEMGVRNFNIGVDLRILFSWWKRNGEELRKLLSSI; from the coding sequence TTGAGGGTTAATAGACTTAGGGAGCTCTTAAGAAAAGGCGAGCCGACTCTCGGAACAAGAATAATATGTCCATGGCCGGGTTTAGTTGAGGTAATTGGGTATACTGGCATGTATGATTATGTTGAATTTTTAAGTGAATATGGACCATATGACCTGCATGATTTAGATAACTTAGCTAGAGCCGCTGAGCTCGTTGGTCTATCGACGATGATAAAAATTGACCAGCAACCAAGAACTTATTTGGCTGAGAGGGCGTTAGCCTCCGGGATTCAGAATATTCTCTTCGCGGACATAAGAACCATTGAGGATGCCGAAGAAGCCGTTAGATCTGTTAGGATGGAGCCAAAAGGTATAAATGGCTATAGAATGGATAGGAGAGTTGGTTATGTAGGTGTTTCAGCCTCGCCAGCAGATTTAGTGAAGATATGTGAAGACGCTGTAGTCGCACTAATGATTGAGAAGAAATCCGCTGTTGAAAAACTTGAAGAAATATTGTTAGTTGAAGGTATAGACATGGTGCAATTTGGTCCATCTGATTATTCAATAAGCATAGGTTTACCGGGAGAGATAAATCATCCTAAAGTTAGAGAAGCAGAGGAAAAAACTATTAAAACCGCTCTTAAAATGGGTATAGCCCCAAGAGCGGAAATAAGCAGCCCTGAAGAGGCAAAAAGATATATTGAGATGGGCGTTCGCAACTTCAATATTGGTGTTGATTTAAGAATACTTTTTAGCTGGTGGAAAAGAAACGGTGAAGAGTTAAGGAAACTATTATCCAGCATCTAA
- a CDS encoding DUF126 domain-containing protein — MEFTFKGRPIVSGSAKGEALVSTKPLSFLGGVDPKTGVIIEKGHDLYGKSIKDAILCFPHGHGSTVGSFVLYTIAKNGLAPKAIVNTRADPVVVVGAVIASIPMVDGIDVTKIKTGDIIEVDGETGIVKIYRRS, encoded by the coding sequence TTGGAGTTTACATTTAAGGGTCGACCGATTGTTTCTGGCAGCGCTAAAGGAGAAGCATTAGTTTCAACAAAACCACTGAGCTTTTTGGGGGGTGTTGATCCGAAAACGGGAGTTATAATTGAAAAGGGGCATGATTTGTATGGTAAAAGCATTAAGGATGCGATTTTATGCTTTCCACATGGACATGGTTCCACAGTAGGTAGCTTTGTACTTTATACGATCGCGAAAAATGGTTTAGCTCCTAAGGCAATAGTGAATACCAGAGCTGATCCGGTTGTAGTTGTCGGAGCAGTTATTGCTAGCATACCGATGGTTGACGGGATAGACGTTACAAAGATAAAGACTGGTGATATTATAGAAGTTGATGGTGAAACTGGAATAGTTAAGATTTATAGGAGAAGTTAG
- a CDS encoding UbiD family decarboxylase: MSLRDFLTSMEDLNEVIHIREKVSPVFEISAIMNFLSSQNAPIIFFDNVEGYDVKVVGNVCATRKRLYKALKVTEEGMYKKIIEAINNPMPPKIIDDSPVKEVVEEPNLLKIPVLKHFERDAGPYITSAIVSARSPNGSIENVSVHRLLVLDNKRLVIRLVPRHLFKLWNLAKNAGRDLDVAIAIGVHPAILLAASSSPPFGVSEYGVANRLLEGNLKLVKCERVEAYAPSESEIILEGRISRSEEALEGPFVDITGAYDTQRLQPIVEIVNVMHRENYIYQALLPGGPEHMLLMGLPREAAIYDAVSRVVPKVKAVNLSFGGCGWLHAVISIEKQTDGDAKNALLAAFAAHPSLKHAIVVDMDIDVFNLREVEWAIATRFQASEDLLIIKNVRGSTLDPSADMETGLTAKVGIDATRPLRMPRERFDRASIPLTDKAAKIIDRIKFEFK, from the coding sequence ATGAGCCTTAGGGATTTTCTTACAAGCATGGAAGATCTTAACGAAGTAATTCATATAAGGGAAAAAGTTTCACCAGTATTCGAAATTTCAGCCATAATGAATTTTTTGTCTTCGCAAAACGCACCAATAATATTCTTCGATAATGTCGAAGGATATGATGTAAAAGTTGTTGGAAATGTATGTGCAACGAGAAAGAGATTATATAAGGCTCTAAAAGTGACGGAAGAGGGAATGTATAAAAAAATCATTGAAGCCATAAACAATCCTATGCCCCCAAAAATAATTGATGATTCTCCGGTTAAAGAGGTTGTTGAGGAGCCAAACCTCCTAAAAATTCCAGTTTTAAAACATTTTGAGCGTGACGCTGGACCCTATATAACCTCAGCTATCGTATCAGCTAGAAGCCCTAATGGAAGTATCGAGAACGTTTCAGTCCACCGACTCCTTGTATTAGATAATAAGCGACTTGTTATAAGACTTGTTCCAAGACATTTATTTAAGCTTTGGAATCTAGCAAAGAACGCTGGTAGAGATCTTGATGTTGCAATAGCTATAGGTGTACATCCAGCCATACTCCTTGCAGCCTCCTCATCACCACCATTTGGGGTCAGCGAGTATGGCGTCGCTAATAGATTACTTGAAGGCAACCTTAAATTGGTTAAATGTGAAAGGGTTGAGGCTTACGCGCCCTCAGAATCTGAGATCATACTTGAGGGAAGAATATCAAGATCCGAGGAAGCGCTGGAGGGACCATTCGTGGATATAACTGGAGCGTATGATACACAACGTCTTCAGCCCATCGTGGAAATTGTTAATGTAATGCATAGGGAGAATTATATTTACCAAGCTCTTTTGCCAGGCGGACCTGAGCATATGCTGTTAATGGGCTTACCTAGAGAAGCTGCGATTTATGATGCTGTTTCAAGAGTTGTGCCCAAAGTTAAAGCAGTTAATCTTTCCTTTGGTGGATGCGGATGGCTTCATGCTGTAATCTCCATTGAAAAACAAACCGATGGTGACGCAAAGAATGCTTTATTAGCGGCTTTTGCAGCACATCCAAGCTTAAAACACGCAATCGTGGTCGACATGGATATAGATGTTTTTAACCTTAGGGAGGTTGAGTGGGCTATTGCAACACGATTCCAAGCAAGTGAGGACTTATTAATAATTAAGAATGTGAGAGGGTCAACACTCGATCCATCCGCGGACATGGAGACGGGATTAACAGCTAAAGTTGGAATAGATGCCACACGACCACTAAGGATGCCAAGAGAAAGATTTGATAGAGCCAGCATACCTCTGACCGATAAAGCCGCTAAAATAATCGATAGGATTAAATTCGAATTTAAATAG
- a CDS encoding AAA family ATPase, protein MRRWIPTGCLQLDRILEGGLRPGELTLIYGEAETGKTSLAIQCSVNSARMGYKVLFVDADGTFSPQRLMQIALQDFNEASQLIVLLSPLTFEEQSRLVDDLEKYVSGRLGLVVFDTITSLYRAEIGSKEETFKANRELNRQIATLTHIAKKFQVPILITSQVRNVLTDVDALVEPVAARVLRYWSTTVLGLFKTSKHGIVRAVVEKTGGIEKKITLYLFVGENGVYEYNKLDTR, encoded by the coding sequence GTGAGACGTTGGATACCTACTGGATGTCTTCAATTAGATAGAATATTAGAGGGTGGACTTAGGCCTGGGGAGCTAACACTTATTTATGGTGAGGCTGAAACTGGCAAAACAAGCTTAGCCATTCAGTGTTCTGTGAATTCGGCGAGAATGGGTTATAAAGTGCTATTTGTTGATGCTGATGGAACTTTCTCTCCTCAAAGACTTATGCAAATAGCCTTGCAGGACTTTAATGAGGCTTCACAGTTAATAGTTCTTCTTTCACCCTTAACATTTGAGGAGCAGTCTAGACTGGTAGACGATTTAGAAAAATATGTTAGTGGAAGACTGGGCTTAGTAGTTTTTGACACAATAACATCTTTATATCGTGCGGAGATTGGGAGTAAAGAAGAGACTTTTAAGGCTAATAGGGAGCTTAATCGTCAAATTGCGACACTTACACATATTGCAAAAAAATTTCAAGTGCCAATTTTAATTACAAGTCAAGTAAGAAATGTCCTAACCGATGTGGATGCTCTTGTAGAACCCGTTGCAGCAAGAGTTCTTAGGTATTGGTCAACAACCGTTCTTGGCTTATTTAAGACGAGTAAACATGGTATAGTTAGGGCTGTTGTTGAGAAAACTGGTGGAATCGAAAAGAAGATAACCCTCTATCTATTTGTAGGAGAAAATGGAGTATATGAGTAC
- a CDS encoding proteasome assembly chaperone 4 family protein, producing the protein MYKAKVFHEEVVEDGKTLLATVIELGNSYIVFLSEGEENLGTLSISIPMRPEISRLPVSSVILGERHIVSARSIAERLAAVTKKIVLVSVFVKTIDEMKVGQIFIRLLEKILKKSGGQYEP; encoded by the coding sequence TTGTATAAGGCTAAAGTTTTTCATGAGGAAGTTGTAGAAGATGGAAAAACACTACTAGCTACAGTGATAGAGCTGGGGAATTCCTATATAGTTTTCTTAAGTGAGGGAGAGGAGAATCTTGGAACATTATCTATTTCTATACCAATGAGACCAGAGATTTCTAGGTTGCCGGTTTCTTCAGTGATTCTAGGTGAGCGCCATATTGTTTCTGCAAGATCAATAGCTGAAAGATTAGCAGCGGTCACAAAAAAGATTGTTTTAGTCTCGGTGTTTGTGAAGACCATTGATGAAATGAAAGTTGGACAAATATTCATAAGGCTCCTGGAGAAAATTCTAAAAAAGAGCGGGGGGCAATATGAGCCTTAG
- a CDS encoding Clp1/GlmU family protein: MRQNVEKGKTILIDGPACIALYSGALKAFEAPIKSGDHFIIRIGRRIPFEVIENSQIEILLGNNASCNITEEDPIPSSWKSASNRIISVNDKVEVIILGNVDSGKTSFCVYLANTALNNGRNVSLVDGDLGQSDIGPPGTLGLSMIKKPFVDPFTLNPDRMIFVGVTSPYNVVDHVINGLVKLRDEALKMGSDFIIINTDGWIEGGAAVNYKCHLIKSLKPKFIVAIQNDRELEPIINSLTNIDTETEVLLIDVPKNVKKRDKETRKIIRETLYKKYLKNVKVRSIPLSWVKIDGNLEIKGRMDQALKGKIEEIIGNKIIYCENSQDSMIVVLKEGATLTDEEKAKLTAEFNKPIKTMYAGRERGLIVALEDDEDRVLGIGTICDIDFERGVLKIYTNVNEAISRIHVGQIKLDERGNEIEVFTKNSKTLLKDISR; the protein is encoded by the coding sequence ATGAGACAAAATGTTGAAAAGGGTAAAACCATTTTAATTGATGGGCCAGCATGCATTGCATTATACTCAGGTGCCTTGAAAGCTTTCGAAGCCCCAATAAAAAGTGGGGATCACTTCATCATTAGAATAGGCAGACGAATACCCTTTGAAGTAATTGAGAACTCTCAGATTGAAATATTACTAGGAAATAATGCTTCATGCAATATAACCGAAGAAGATCCAATACCATCTTCCTGGAAGAGCGCATCAAATAGGATTATCTCAGTTAATGATAAAGTGGAAGTCATCATATTAGGAAACGTTGACTCTGGTAAAACTAGCTTCTGCGTATACTTAGCCAACACAGCCCTGAATAATGGGCGTAATGTATCGCTTGTAGATGGAGATCTAGGGCAATCCGATATAGGTCCGCCTGGAACGTTAGGCTTAAGTATGATAAAGAAGCCATTCGTCGACCCATTTACCCTTAATCCAGACCGAATGATATTTGTAGGTGTTACAAGCCCATATAACGTAGTTGATCATGTAATAAACGGTTTAGTTAAATTAAGAGATGAAGCCCTAAAAATGGGTTCAGACTTCATAATAATTAATACTGATGGCTGGATTGAAGGGGGTGCCGCGGTAAACTATAAATGCCACCTAATTAAAAGTCTAAAACCAAAATTTATTGTAGCAATACAGAATGATAGGGAGTTAGAGCCCATAATAAACTCATTAACCAACATTGATACAGAAACTGAAGTGTTATTAATTGATGTTCCGAAGAACGTGAAGAAGAGGGATAAGGAAACAAGGAAAATCATTAGAGAAACTTTGTATAAGAAGTATCTGAAAAACGTGAAGGTTCGTTCCATCCCACTGAGTTGGGTAAAAATTGATGGAAACTTAGAGATTAAGGGCAGAATGGATCAAGCTCTAAAGGGAAAAATCGAGGAAATTATTGGCAACAAAATTATTTATTGCGAGAATTCGCAAGACAGTATGATTGTTGTGCTAAAAGAGGGGGCTACACTTACCGATGAAGAAAAAGCGAAACTCACCGCGGAATTTAATAAGCCGATAAAAACTATGTATGCAGGGAGAGAGAGAGGTTTAATTGTAGCTTTAGAGGATGATGAGGACAGAGTATTAGGGATTGGAACTATCTGTGATATTGACTTTGAAAGAGGAGTATTAAAAATTTACACTAATGTTAATGAGGCGATATCAAGAATTCACGTCGGGCAGATAAAGTTGGATGAGAGGGGTAATGAGATTGAAGTCTTTACAAAGAACTCTAAAACTTTGCTGAAGGACATAAGCCGTTAA
- a CDS encoding HD domain-containing protein, with the protein MSKRKYWGEIKDPIYGYIYITEAERKIIDSFAFQRLRRIRQLAGAEYVYPGANHTRFEHSLGVMHLAGLLADNPQISQIISEDEAQMIRIAALLHDVGHGPFSHIFEHILTKFLGKTHEDMTFWLITRSELRDMISDLGYDPNVIGALSIGRLNKPKMAFMDQIIRSAVDADKLDFVVRDTYHTGAEYGFVDVIRLVQTFDVIDGNLSVDIGALSALESFILARIESFKSIYFHRVGRAVQIMLAMAMEYAKDDLGLVDFKDPEDYLALNDYILWTKLKECEKSRWIIERLERRKLIKCAYDPPPFYIRDRIVSTIFNVEGIRDRIRDQIAEEAGIDPQNVIIDVPTLPSVPYHHAFPLEPMEIPVFQKTRDGRKILAKLSEVSGIFDLLKGFMNILRVYTEEEYLSKVQEVSEKLFGELPFSMRISY; encoded by the coding sequence ATGTCCAAGCGCAAATATTGGGGTGAAATTAAGGATCCCATTTACGGATACATCTACATAACCGAAGCTGAAAGAAAAATTATAGACTCTTTTGCTTTCCAGAGACTACGTAGAATAAGGCAGCTAGCTGGCGCAGAATATGTTTATCCTGGAGCTAATCATACAAGGTTTGAGCATTCCCTTGGTGTTATGCATCTTGCCGGATTATTAGCTGATAACCCACAGATATCTCAAATAATTTCTGAGGATGAGGCGCAGATGATAAGAATAGCTGCGTTGCTTCATGACGTTGGTCATGGACCATTCTCACATATCTTTGAGCATATTCTCACAAAGTTTTTGGGCAAGACCCATGAAGATATGACTTTTTGGTTAATTACGAGGTCTGAATTAAGGGATATGATAAGCGATTTAGGTTATGATCCAAATGTTATTGGCGCTCTATCTATTGGGCGGCTAAATAAGCCTAAAATGGCTTTCATGGATCAAATAATTAGGAGCGCTGTTGACGCTGATAAACTAGATTTTGTTGTTAGAGATACGTATCACACTGGCGCGGAATACGGATTTGTTGATGTCATCCGCTTAGTTCAAACATTTGATGTGATTGACGGAAATCTGTCGGTTGATATCGGAGCTCTCTCAGCTTTAGAATCATTTATATTGGCTAGAATAGAATCATTTAAAAGCATATATTTTCATAGGGTTGGAAGGGCTGTTCAAATAATGCTTGCTATGGCGATGGAGTATGCTAAAGATGATTTGGGACTTGTAGACTTTAAAGATCCGGAGGATTATTTAGCCTTGAATGACTATATCCTTTGGACGAAGCTAAAGGAATGTGAAAAATCTAGATGGATAATTGAGAGACTTGAGAGGCGTAAACTAATAAAGTGCGCATATGATCCGCCTCCGTTTTACATTAGAGATAGAATCGTTTCAACAATATTTAATGTTGAGGGAATAAGAGATCGTATAAGGGACCAAATAGCTGAAGAGGCTGGAATTGATCCACAGAACGTTATAATTGATGTTCCAACACTTCCATCTGTTCCATACCATCATGCTTTTCCACTTGAGCCTATGGAAATACCGGTCTTTCAAAAAACTAGGGATGGAAGAAAAATTCTAGCTAAGCTAAGTGAGGTTTCGGGCATATTTGATCTACTTAAAGGCTTCATGAACATTTTGAGAGTTTACACCGAGGAAGAATATTTAAGCAAGGTTCAGGAGGTTTCCGAAAAACTATTTGGTGAGCTACCTTTTTCAATGAGAATCTCCTATTAA
- a CDS encoding aconitase X catalytic domain-containing protein, producing the protein MYLTREEEKIYNGEFGWAYQISIKILVKLGELYGAKRLIPIDSAHISGVSYRTIGDASIEFLRALLSSGGRVRVRATTNPSGVEYGNPIFAFMQRDLIEKQKEIMKLYREMGVDLTLTCTPYYLESPRSGSHLSWAESSAVIYANSILNAWTNREGGPSALASALVGKTPDYGMHQPENRRASVLVKIGAKIESEADYGALGIYLGKVLGDRIPLIHGLPSDEEHLLKQMGAGMATSGMISMFYLSNRGKENSEISETITVDDKDIHNIYEELSSSSEKPDLIFIGCPHCSLNEIKSIAGLLRGRKIKDDTKLWVCTSRFVREKAGDYVKIIELSGGHVICDTCAVVTWLKDLGVETLMTSSAKTAYYAPLMSKVKVLFSSLKECVKMACSE; encoded by the coding sequence ATGTATCTGACTAGGGAAGAGGAAAAAATCTATAATGGTGAATTCGGCTGGGCCTATCAAATTTCAATAAAAATTCTTGTTAAGCTAGGTGAGCTCTATGGGGCCAAGCGTCTCATACCCATTGATTCAGCGCATATTTCCGGGGTATCCTATAGGACAATTGGTGATGCGTCAATAGAGTTTCTTAGAGCGTTATTATCCTCTGGTGGAAGGGTCAGGGTCAGAGCAACAACAAATCCTTCTGGGGTGGAATATGGAAATCCGATATTCGCATTTATGCAGCGTGATCTTATTGAAAAGCAAAAAGAAATAATGAAACTGTATAGGGAGATGGGAGTGGACTTAACCCTAACATGTACACCATATTATTTGGAGTCTCCTAGAAGCGGATCGCACTTATCTTGGGCCGAATCTTCAGCTGTAATTTACGCCAATTCGATATTGAATGCCTGGACGAATCGTGAAGGTGGACCGAGTGCTCTTGCATCAGCATTAGTTGGTAAGACACCGGATTATGGGATGCATCAGCCTGAGAATCGTCGTGCATCCGTACTAGTTAAAATTGGGGCAAAAATTGAGAGTGAGGCTGATTATGGTGCTTTGGGTATATATTTAGGTAAAGTTTTGGGTGATAGAATTCCATTAATCCATGGCTTACCGAGCGACGAAGAACATCTCCTTAAGCAGATGGGCGCTGGAATGGCTACAAGCGGGATGATTTCAATGTTTTACTTGAGTAATAGGGGGAAGGAGAACTCTGAGATAAGCGAGACAATAACAGTAGACGACAAAGATATCCACAATATTTATGAAGAACTTTCATCCTCCTCCGAGAAACCGGATCTTATTTTTATTGGATGCCCACATTGTTCACTTAATGAGATTAAGTCTATTGCAGGTCTTCTTAGAGGGAGAAAGATTAAGGACGATACTAAATTATGGGTTTGCACGTCGAGATTTGTCCGTGAAAAAGCGGGAGATTACGTGAAAATAATCGAGTTATCAGGTGGACATGTTATATGCGATACATGCGCTGTTGTTACATGGTTAAAGGATCTTGGTGTAGAAACGTTAATGACTAGCTCAGCGAAGACAGCATACTATGCACCATTAATGAGTAAAGTTAAAGTTTTATTCTCATCTTTAAAAGAATGCGTAAAAATGGCATGCTCAGAATAA